Proteins from one Ipomoea triloba cultivar NCNSP0323 chromosome 1, ASM357664v1 genomic window:
- the LOC116021559 gene encoding RING-H2 finger protein ATL56-like, whose amino-acid sequence MAIAMAFSGVELPPLLSFFAIASVIFVYLVICCLILEYIGENGEPHEEPLPADARFSGLSYEDLQEMGCFYHRGEEKPTCAICLDCLREAELCRSFPGCNHVFHAQCIDPWLARRHTCPTCRASFRPKLLY is encoded by the coding sequence ATGGCAATTGCAATGGCCTTTTCTGGTGTTGAACTGCCGCCCCTTCTCTCTTTCTTCGCGATTGCATCGGTTATCTTTGTGTACCTGGTAATCTGCTGCCTTATTCTTGAATACATTGGGGAAAACGGAGAGCCCCACGAGGAGCCTTTGCCAGCAGATGCAAGGTTTTCAGGGTTATCATATGAAGACCTGCAAGAGATGGGCTGTTTTTATCATCGAGGTGAAGAAAAACCAACCTGCGCTATCTGTCTGGATTGTCTCCGGGAAGCAGAACTGTGCAGAAGTTTTCCGGGTTGTAACCATGTGTTTCATGCTCAATGTATAGATCCTTGGCTGGCAAGAAGGCACACTTGTCCTACTTGTCGAGCATCTTTTAGACCAAAGCTTCTGTATTGA
- the LOC116015049 gene encoding glucan endo-1,3-beta-glucosidase 7-like isoform X2 — translation MANLLYSSYFLFLFLFQLSDAQSFIGVNYGQVADNLPAPEATAKLLQSTSIEKVRLYGADPAMIKALANTDIGIMIGVANGDIPTMAADPGFAKSWIGANVLAFYPASKITTINVGNEILYSGDRNLITQLLPAMQNLQNALNSAAVGGKIKVSTVHGMSMLVSSEPPSSGRFDPAITDSLKDLLSFIDSTGAPFLINPYPFFAFQSDPRPETLAFCLFQPNGGRYDAGSKITYMNMFDAQLDAVRSALNAMGFKGVEIAVAETGWPYKGDSNEVGPSVDNAKAYVGNLVSHLRSMVGTPLMPGKSVDTYLFALYDEDLKPGPTSERSFGLYNTDLTMTYDAGLSKSSTHQSPTTPKTSPAMAPPASKKNSSLWCVPKAGVSDAQLQANLDYACALQGIDCSPIQPGGACFEPNTIASHATYAMNLVYQSSEKNSWNCDFSQTATLTSNNPSYNGCSYPGGSG, via the exons ATGGCAAATCTTCTTTACAGTTCATATTTCTTATTTCTCTTCCTTTTCCAGCTTTCAG ATGCTCAGTCATTCATTGGGGTGAATTATGGCCAAGTGGCGGATAATCTGCCGGCGCCGGAGGCCACGGCGAAGCTCCTGCAGTCTACTTCCATTGAAAAGGTTCGGTTGTACGGAGCGGACCCGGCGATGATAAAAGCGTTAGCGAATACGGACATTGGGATCATGATCGGAGTGGCTAACGGCGATATTCCGACGATGGCCGCCGATCCCGGATTTGCCAAGAGTTGGATAGGCGCCAACGTTCTTGCCTTCTACCCCGCCAGCAAGATCACGACCATCAACGTCGGGAATGAGATTCTGTACTCCGGCGACCGGAATCTGATCACGCAGCTCTTACCGGCGATGCAGAATCTCCAGAACGCGCTAAATTCCGCCGCCGTCGGAGGGAAAATCAAGGTTTCGACGGTCCACGGGATGTCTATGCTGGTCTCCTCGGAGCCGCCGTCGTCCGGGAGATTCGATCCGGCGATAACGGACTCCCTGAAAGATTTGCTCAGCTTCATAGATTCCACCGGCGCTCCTTTCTTAATCAACCCGTACCCGTTTTTCGCGTTCCAGAGTGACCCCCGGCCCGAAACGTTAGCCTTCTGTTTATTCCAACCAAACGGCGGCCGATACGACGCCGGGTCGAAGATAACGTACATGAACATGTTTGACGCGCAGTTGGACGCCGTTAGGTCGGCGTTAAATGCGATGGGGTTTAAGGGAGTGGAGATTGCGGTGGCGGAAACGGGGTGGCCGTACAAGGGAGATAGTAACGAGGTTGGTCCTAGCGTTGATAACGCCAAGGCTTACGTTGGTAACCTCGTTTCTCACCTGAGGTCCATGGTCGGAACTCCATTGATGCCGGGGAAATCAGTGGACACTTATCTGTTCGCACTGTACGACGAGGATTTGAAGCCCGGACCGACTTCCGAGAGATCCTTTGGTCTTTATAACACCGATTTAACCATGACCTATGATGCCGGACTTTCAAAATCTTCCACCCATCAG AGTCCAACGACGCCAAAGACTTCTCCGGCGATGGCTCCTCCGGCGTCAAAGAAGAACAGTAGCTTGTGGTGCGTGCCCAAGGCTGGGGTATCAGATGCCCAATTGCAAGCAAATCTAGATTATGCTTGTGCACTACAAGGAATCGACTGTAGCCCAATCCAGCCCGGTGGGGCCTGTTTCGAGCCCAACACAATCGCTTCTCATGCGACATACGCCATGAACCTCGTATACCAATCATCGGAAAAGAATTCATGGAATTGTGATTTCTCACAAACAGCCACCCTCACCTCCAACAATCCTA GTTATAATGGATGTAGCTATCCTGGGGGAAGTGGCTGA
- the LOC116015049 gene encoding glucan endo-1,3-beta-D-glucosidase-like isoform X1, whose protein sequence is MANLLYSSYFLFLFLFQLSDAQSFIGVNYGQVADNLPAPEATAKLLQSTSIEKVRLYGADPAMIKALANTDIGIMIGVANGDIPTMAADPGFAKSWIGANVLAFYPASKITTINVGNEILYSGDRNLITQLLPAMQNLQNALNSAAVGGKIKVSTVHGMSMLVSSEPPSSGRFDPAITDSLKDLLSFIDSTGAPFLINPYPFFAFQSDPRPETLAFCLFQPNGGRYDAGSKITYMNMFDAQLDAVRSALNAMGFKGVEIAVAETGWPYKGDSNEVGPSVDNAKAYVGNLVSHLRSMVGTPLMPGKSVDTYLFALYDEDLKPGPTSERSFGLYNTDLTMTYDAGLSKSSTHQSPTTPKTSPAMAPPASKKNSSLWCVPKAGVSDAQLQANLDYACALQGIDCSPIQPGGACFEPNTIASHATYAMNLVYQSSEKNSWNCDFSQTATLTSNNPSEPLISNFFLISHNYNPRVSNG, encoded by the exons ATGGCAAATCTTCTTTACAGTTCATATTTCTTATTTCTCTTCCTTTTCCAGCTTTCAG ATGCTCAGTCATTCATTGGGGTGAATTATGGCCAAGTGGCGGATAATCTGCCGGCGCCGGAGGCCACGGCGAAGCTCCTGCAGTCTACTTCCATTGAAAAGGTTCGGTTGTACGGAGCGGACCCGGCGATGATAAAAGCGTTAGCGAATACGGACATTGGGATCATGATCGGAGTGGCTAACGGCGATATTCCGACGATGGCCGCCGATCCCGGATTTGCCAAGAGTTGGATAGGCGCCAACGTTCTTGCCTTCTACCCCGCCAGCAAGATCACGACCATCAACGTCGGGAATGAGATTCTGTACTCCGGCGACCGGAATCTGATCACGCAGCTCTTACCGGCGATGCAGAATCTCCAGAACGCGCTAAATTCCGCCGCCGTCGGAGGGAAAATCAAGGTTTCGACGGTCCACGGGATGTCTATGCTGGTCTCCTCGGAGCCGCCGTCGTCCGGGAGATTCGATCCGGCGATAACGGACTCCCTGAAAGATTTGCTCAGCTTCATAGATTCCACCGGCGCTCCTTTCTTAATCAACCCGTACCCGTTTTTCGCGTTCCAGAGTGACCCCCGGCCCGAAACGTTAGCCTTCTGTTTATTCCAACCAAACGGCGGCCGATACGACGCCGGGTCGAAGATAACGTACATGAACATGTTTGACGCGCAGTTGGACGCCGTTAGGTCGGCGTTAAATGCGATGGGGTTTAAGGGAGTGGAGATTGCGGTGGCGGAAACGGGGTGGCCGTACAAGGGAGATAGTAACGAGGTTGGTCCTAGCGTTGATAACGCCAAGGCTTACGTTGGTAACCTCGTTTCTCACCTGAGGTCCATGGTCGGAACTCCATTGATGCCGGGGAAATCAGTGGACACTTATCTGTTCGCACTGTACGACGAGGATTTGAAGCCCGGACCGACTTCCGAGAGATCCTTTGGTCTTTATAACACCGATTTAACCATGACCTATGATGCCGGACTTTCAAAATCTTCCACCCATCAG AGTCCAACGACGCCAAAGACTTCTCCGGCGATGGCTCCTCCGGCGTCAAAGAAGAACAGTAGCTTGTGGTGCGTGCCCAAGGCTGGGGTATCAGATGCCCAATTGCAAGCAAATCTAGATTATGCTTGTGCACTACAAGGAATCGACTGTAGCCCAATCCAGCCCGGTGGGGCCTGTTTCGAGCCCAACACAATCGCTTCTCATGCGACATACGCCATGAACCTCGTATACCAATCATCGGAAAAGAATTCATGGAATTGTGATTTCTCACAAACAGCCACCCTCACCTCCAACAATCCTAGTGAGCCTCTCATCTCCAACTTTTTTCTGATTAGTCACAACTATAACCCGAGAGTGTCCAATGGGTAA
- the LOC115999616 gene encoding uncharacterized protein LOC115999616 isoform X1 translates to MAAKSDLAQKLLHDLRLRKERMAAAQNSGNSHSSSRGGYANAGQPHRGSRQIKTLESAGSRTRNSQISGRGGNRSFHVQESAGQIVPYAAGRKIDLSMAITFAIENRGKFTKLNSSANNSVLGFIHQIGQRSLDLGKMERRGFDKYHNPSSSQIVTLSSVQVGEISKGIQRINQILKACSDGVNFDRYSVEVGKELLKGAMDLESSLRMLVNLEETSNYMINPKRKNRITLLDEDEDEVSAAETADQKLQLDLPRFSFDKPSRKSHSKKETSEPRLLALTYPEKTLPPNEKKPHRRSASISVFKALSANLEPKNQANASMIGAEKGRISNVIAKLMGLDEVPQIADVKATRQSSTSKKKESPELKKPAHSSVRSTTDSENKPPHNIDKKTKQSKNVLSSLDAIVPLKDGGSAMVASDTISHQKGAKQAVRQNHQSNIAQIYQLPGNLLKMEKEPPNHGSSETISKNEAQPNLPQKHKMEVAENLSPQITKHRKNIHQTENKVADRLLPENQQTPLEKTEAPRLQKPRKPDGMEDMNQSDRKEQKLEVRKPNGGQVETRISQTFRNKTGSVQKRQPSNGKFARTQKDLSNSIHPEELAKNGKSSGPRATMQSVDQNESPQALTPRTQKVAQEKPIKVPVIKKKESYIQIHRKEASKSIDGLDGRKGTPKPMAGPSKQQLPILQVKKQTKHNVKSSTAVKAGKSSEEHSKESNGNISEFETSEIGSEPKEESCNIAGENICRNPNALTSPSSNGNKKDAMELSMNEFQDEEQQLGFGQNPEINPQNTSQNQQVYDVSGHQETSKLSQEEELKITPTKTSENPPGLKTGTFAPAIHEPLTESEKHLKETLIKSHLFLSTAEALLKLNLPISVLHATDHINQGADFKLTADCGYEVLRRKARSQELSLHPCAKISISYTKVRSLDDLIKQLCRDFDKLSSYGWNGRESCDSSQYFNNMLAKDMQNRDPDINCMWDFGWDETMFGFLEKDEIAKDVEKHLLKGLIDEITIDLL, encoded by the exons ATGGCAGCAAAATCGGACTTGGCACAGAAGCTGCTGCACGATCTCCGGCTCAGGAAGGAACGGATGGCTGCTGCTCAGAATTCCGGGAATTCACACTCCTCGTCAAGAG GAGGATATGCAAATGCTGGACAACCTCACCGGGGTTCTCGACAGATAAAAACTCTAGAATCC GCAGGTTCAAGAACAAGGAATTCACAGATATCCGGGAGGGGGGGAAACAGATCATTCCATGTTCAAGAATCTGCTGGGCAGATTGTTCCTTATGCAGCTGGAAGAAAGATAGATCTGTCCATGGCAATCACATTTGCCATCGAAAATCGAGGGAAGTTTACTAAACTGAACTCTTCAGCCAACAATTCAGTGCTGGGATTTATCCATCAGATTGGGCAGAGATCACTGGATTTGGGGAAAATGGAAAGGAGAGGTTTTGATAAGTATCATAATCCTTCAAGCAGCCAGATTGTTACTCTCTCGAGTGTTCAAGTCGGTGAAATCTCGAAAGGGATACAGAGGATAAACCAGATCCTCAAAGCCTGCTCGGATGGCGTTAACTTTGACAGATACTCAGTTGAAGTTGGGAAGGAGCTCTTGAAAGGTGCCATGGATTTGGAGTCATCCCTGAGAATGCTTGTGAACCTGGAGGAAACATCCAACTACATGATCAACCCTAAACGAAAGAACCGGATAACGTTGCtcgatgaagatgaagatgaggtTAGTGCTGCAGAAACAGCAGATCAGAAGCTGCAACTGGACCTTCCAAGATTCTCGTTCGATAAGCCCTCGAGAAAATCACACAGCAAGAAAGAAACGAGTGAACCGCGACTTCTAGCCCTGACATATCCAGAGAAAACTCTTCCACCAAATGAAAAGAAACCTCATAGAAGATCAGCTAGTATTTCAGTTTTCAAGGCTCTTTCTGCAAATTTGGAGCCCAAAAACCAGGCAAATGCATCAATGATTGGAGCAGAAAAAGGGAGAATTTCGAATGTCATTGCAAAACTTATGGGACTGGATGAAGTTCCCCAAATTGCAGATGTGAAGGCAACAAGACAGTCATCAACCTCTAAGAAGAAAGAATCTCCAGAGCTGAAGAAACCTGCACATTCCAGCGTTCGATCGACTACTGATTCAGAAAACAAGCCACCCCACAACATTGATAAGAAAACTAAACAATCCAAGAATGTATTGTCATCTCTGGATGCCATAGTTCCCCTTAAAGATGGTGGTTCTGCCATGGTTGCCTCTGATACAATCTCACATCAGAAGGGGGCGAAACAAGCAGTTAGACAGAATCACCAAAGCAACATTGCTCAAATTTATCAACTCCCTGGAAATCTCCTGAAAATGGAGAAAGAGCCACCAAATCATGGAAGCAGTGAAACCATCTCGAAGAACGAGGCACAGCCAAACCTTCCACAAAAGCACAAGATGGAAGTCGCTGAAAACTTGTCGCCGCAAATAACCAAGCACAGGAAGAACATACATCAGACAGAAAACAAAGTAGCTGACAGACTTCTTCCGGAGAACCAACAAACTCCCCTCGAAAAAACTGAAGCCCCTCGGCTGCAAAAGCCAAGAAAACCTGATGGGATGGAGGACATGAACCAGTCAGATAGAAAAGAGCAAAAATTGGAAGTCAGAAAGCCCAATGGAGGTCAAGTAGAGACCAGAATTTCACAGACATTTAGGAATAAAACAGGTAGTGTTCAAAAAAGGCAGCCTTCAAATGGAAAGTTTGCAAGGACTCAGAAAGATCTCTCAAACAGCATACACCCTGAAGAGCTTGCCAAAAATGGGAAATCTTCAGGGCCTAGAGCCACTATGCAAAGCGTTGATCAAAACGAGTCTCCACAGGCATTAACACCCAGAACCCAGAAGGTTGCACAAGAGAAGCCTATCAAGGTGCCAGTcataaagaagaaagaaagttaCATTCAAATCCACAGAAAAGAAGCATCTAAAAGTATAGATGGATTGGATGGTAGAAAAGGAACCCCCAAACCCATGGCTGGGCCATCGAAACAGCAGCTACCAATATTGCAAGTGAAAAAACAGACGAAACATAATGTGAAAAGCAGCACAGCCGTGAAAGCAGGCAAATCGAGTGAAGAACATTCCAAGGAATCAAATGGAAACATCTCTGAATTTGAAACATCAGAAATAGGCAGTGAACCAAAAGAAGAGTCCTGCAACATTGCTGGTGAAAACATATGCAGAAACCCGAATGCCTTGACATCTCCTAGTTCTAATGGAAAT AAGAAAGATGCAATGGAACTAAGTATGAATGAATTCCAAGATGAAGAACAACAACTGGGATTTGGACAAAACCCAGAAATCAATCCACAAAATACTTCACAAAATCAGCAAG TTTATGATGTTTCAGGGCACCAAGAAACCAGTAAGCTATCCCAAGAAGAAGAGCTTAAAATCACCCCCACGAAAACTTCAG AAAACCCACCAGGACTGAAAACTGGTACTTTTGCACCAGCGATACACGAGCCACTGACTGAATCAGAAAAGCATCTTAAGGAGACACTGATCAAAAGCCATCTATTCCTCAGCACTGCAGAGGCGCTTCTGAAGCTCAACTTACCGATCAGCGTTCTCCATGCCACTGATCATATCAACCAAGGTGCAGACTTTAAGCTCACAGCAGACTGTGGCTATGAAGTACTGAGAAGAAAAGCAAGGAGCCAAGAACTCTCACTCCATCCCTGTGCAAAAATAAGCATCAGCTACACCAAGGTAAGATCTTTAGATGATCTGATCAAGCAACTGTGCAGAGACTTTGACAAGCTGAGCTCCTATGGCTGGAATGGCCGGGAATCATGCGACTCATCGCAGTATTTCAACAATATGCTTGCGAAAGACATGCAAAATCGCGACCCGGACATCAACTGTATGTGGGATTTTGGGTGGGATGAGACCATGTTTGGCTTCCTAGAAAAAGATGAGATTGCAAAGGATGTTGAAAAGCATTTGCTTAAGGGACTCATAGATGAGATCACCATCGACTTATTATAA
- the LOC115999616 gene encoding uncharacterized protein LOC115999616 isoform X2, protein MAAKSDLAQKLLHDLRLRKERMAAAQNSGNSHSSSRGGYANAGQPHRGSRQIKTLESAGSRTRNSQISGRGGNRSFHVQESAGQIVPYAAGRKIDLSMAITFAIENRGKFTKLNSSANNSVLGFIHQIGQRSLDLGKMERRGFDKYHNPSSSQIVTLSSVQVGEISKGIQRINQILKACSDGVNFDRYSVEVGKELLKGAMDLESSLRMLVNLEETSNYMINPKRKNRITLLDEDEDEVSAAETADQKLQLDLPRFSFDKPSRKSHSKKETSEPRLLALTYPEKTLPPNEKKPHRRSASISVFKALSANLEPKNQANASMIGAEKGRISNVIAKLMGLDEVPQIADVKATRQSSTSKKKESPELKKPAHSSVRSTTDSENKPPHNIDKKTKQSKNVLSSLDAIVPLKDGGSAMVASDTISHQKGAKQAVRQNHQSNIAQIYQLPGNLLKMEKEPPNHGSSETISKNEAQPNLPQKHKMEVAENLSPQITKHRKNIHQTENKVADRLLPENQQTPLEKTEAPRLQKPRKPDGMEDMNQSDRKEQKLEVRKPNGGQVETRISQTFRNKTGSVQKRQPSNGKFARTQKDLSNSIHPEELAKNGKSSGPRATMQSVDQNESPQALTPRTQKVAQEKPIKVPVIKKKESYIQIHRKEASKSIDGLDGRKGTPKPMAGPSKQQLPILQVKKQTKHNVKSSTAVKAGKSSEEHSKESNGNISEFETSEIGSEPKEESCNIAGENICRNPNALTSPSSNGNKKDAMELSMNEFQDEEQQLGFGQNPEINPQNTSQNQQGHQETSKLSQEEELKITPTKTSENPPGLKTGTFAPAIHEPLTESEKHLKETLIKSHLFLSTAEALLKLNLPISVLHATDHINQGADFKLTADCGYEVLRRKARSQELSLHPCAKISISYTKVRSLDDLIKQLCRDFDKLSSYGWNGRESCDSSQYFNNMLAKDMQNRDPDINCMWDFGWDETMFGFLEKDEIAKDVEKHLLKGLIDEITIDLL, encoded by the exons ATGGCAGCAAAATCGGACTTGGCACAGAAGCTGCTGCACGATCTCCGGCTCAGGAAGGAACGGATGGCTGCTGCTCAGAATTCCGGGAATTCACACTCCTCGTCAAGAG GAGGATATGCAAATGCTGGACAACCTCACCGGGGTTCTCGACAGATAAAAACTCTAGAATCC GCAGGTTCAAGAACAAGGAATTCACAGATATCCGGGAGGGGGGGAAACAGATCATTCCATGTTCAAGAATCTGCTGGGCAGATTGTTCCTTATGCAGCTGGAAGAAAGATAGATCTGTCCATGGCAATCACATTTGCCATCGAAAATCGAGGGAAGTTTACTAAACTGAACTCTTCAGCCAACAATTCAGTGCTGGGATTTATCCATCAGATTGGGCAGAGATCACTGGATTTGGGGAAAATGGAAAGGAGAGGTTTTGATAAGTATCATAATCCTTCAAGCAGCCAGATTGTTACTCTCTCGAGTGTTCAAGTCGGTGAAATCTCGAAAGGGATACAGAGGATAAACCAGATCCTCAAAGCCTGCTCGGATGGCGTTAACTTTGACAGATACTCAGTTGAAGTTGGGAAGGAGCTCTTGAAAGGTGCCATGGATTTGGAGTCATCCCTGAGAATGCTTGTGAACCTGGAGGAAACATCCAACTACATGATCAACCCTAAACGAAAGAACCGGATAACGTTGCtcgatgaagatgaagatgaggtTAGTGCTGCAGAAACAGCAGATCAGAAGCTGCAACTGGACCTTCCAAGATTCTCGTTCGATAAGCCCTCGAGAAAATCACACAGCAAGAAAGAAACGAGTGAACCGCGACTTCTAGCCCTGACATATCCAGAGAAAACTCTTCCACCAAATGAAAAGAAACCTCATAGAAGATCAGCTAGTATTTCAGTTTTCAAGGCTCTTTCTGCAAATTTGGAGCCCAAAAACCAGGCAAATGCATCAATGATTGGAGCAGAAAAAGGGAGAATTTCGAATGTCATTGCAAAACTTATGGGACTGGATGAAGTTCCCCAAATTGCAGATGTGAAGGCAACAAGACAGTCATCAACCTCTAAGAAGAAAGAATCTCCAGAGCTGAAGAAACCTGCACATTCCAGCGTTCGATCGACTACTGATTCAGAAAACAAGCCACCCCACAACATTGATAAGAAAACTAAACAATCCAAGAATGTATTGTCATCTCTGGATGCCATAGTTCCCCTTAAAGATGGTGGTTCTGCCATGGTTGCCTCTGATACAATCTCACATCAGAAGGGGGCGAAACAAGCAGTTAGACAGAATCACCAAAGCAACATTGCTCAAATTTATCAACTCCCTGGAAATCTCCTGAAAATGGAGAAAGAGCCACCAAATCATGGAAGCAGTGAAACCATCTCGAAGAACGAGGCACAGCCAAACCTTCCACAAAAGCACAAGATGGAAGTCGCTGAAAACTTGTCGCCGCAAATAACCAAGCACAGGAAGAACATACATCAGACAGAAAACAAAGTAGCTGACAGACTTCTTCCGGAGAACCAACAAACTCCCCTCGAAAAAACTGAAGCCCCTCGGCTGCAAAAGCCAAGAAAACCTGATGGGATGGAGGACATGAACCAGTCAGATAGAAAAGAGCAAAAATTGGAAGTCAGAAAGCCCAATGGAGGTCAAGTAGAGACCAGAATTTCACAGACATTTAGGAATAAAACAGGTAGTGTTCAAAAAAGGCAGCCTTCAAATGGAAAGTTTGCAAGGACTCAGAAAGATCTCTCAAACAGCATACACCCTGAAGAGCTTGCCAAAAATGGGAAATCTTCAGGGCCTAGAGCCACTATGCAAAGCGTTGATCAAAACGAGTCTCCACAGGCATTAACACCCAGAACCCAGAAGGTTGCACAAGAGAAGCCTATCAAGGTGCCAGTcataaagaagaaagaaagttaCATTCAAATCCACAGAAAAGAAGCATCTAAAAGTATAGATGGATTGGATGGTAGAAAAGGAACCCCCAAACCCATGGCTGGGCCATCGAAACAGCAGCTACCAATATTGCAAGTGAAAAAACAGACGAAACATAATGTGAAAAGCAGCACAGCCGTGAAAGCAGGCAAATCGAGTGAAGAACATTCCAAGGAATCAAATGGAAACATCTCTGAATTTGAAACATCAGAAATAGGCAGTGAACCAAAAGAAGAGTCCTGCAACATTGCTGGTGAAAACATATGCAGAAACCCGAATGCCTTGACATCTCCTAGTTCTAATGGAAAT AAGAAAGATGCAATGGAACTAAGTATGAATGAATTCCAAGATGAAGAACAACAACTGGGATTTGGACAAAACCCAGAAATCAATCCACAAAATACTTCACAAAATCAGCAAG GGCACCAAGAAACCAGTAAGCTATCCCAAGAAGAAGAGCTTAAAATCACCCCCACGAAAACTTCAG AAAACCCACCAGGACTGAAAACTGGTACTTTTGCACCAGCGATACACGAGCCACTGACTGAATCAGAAAAGCATCTTAAGGAGACACTGATCAAAAGCCATCTATTCCTCAGCACTGCAGAGGCGCTTCTGAAGCTCAACTTACCGATCAGCGTTCTCCATGCCACTGATCATATCAACCAAGGTGCAGACTTTAAGCTCACAGCAGACTGTGGCTATGAAGTACTGAGAAGAAAAGCAAGGAGCCAAGAACTCTCACTCCATCCCTGTGCAAAAATAAGCATCAGCTACACCAAGGTAAGATCTTTAGATGATCTGATCAAGCAACTGTGCAGAGACTTTGACAAGCTGAGCTCCTATGGCTGGAATGGCCGGGAATCATGCGACTCATCGCAGTATTTCAACAATATGCTTGCGAAAGACATGCAAAATCGCGACCCGGACATCAACTGTATGTGGGATTTTGGGTGGGATGAGACCATGTTTGGCTTCCTAGAAAAAGATGAGATTGCAAAGGATGTTGAAAAGCATTTGCTTAAGGGACTCATAGATGAGATCACCATCGACTTATTATAA
- the LOC116029520 gene encoding DUF21 domain-containing protein At1g47330 yields the protein MAAEESCCTAKFSLYVLVCIGLVAFAGMMAGLTLGLMSLGLVDLEVLIQSGRPQDRIHASKILPVVKNQHLLLCTLLIGNSLAMESLPIFLDKLVPSWAAILVSVTLILMFGEILPQAVCTRYGLTVGATVAPFVRLLLWLFFPVAYPISKVLDWMLGKDHSALLRRAELKTFVDFHGNEAGKGGDLTHDETTIIAGALELTEKTAKDAMTPIAKAFSVDLDGTLNLETLNSIMTMGHSRVPVYYRNTANIIGLILVKNLLAVNSEDSVPIRKMIIRKIPRVSENMPLYDILNEFQKGHSHIAVVYRDLNETRETWTKSKDTEDTGAKSVPRDADKALSKADDDQIAKKSPPRTPAFKKRHRGCSFCILDLEKTPIPEFPPNQEAVGVITMEDVIEELLQEEILDETDEYVNIHNKIKVNMNASQEKSSEWNSTQMLLPSGSESTGPK from the exons ATGGCGGCGGAAGAGTCGTGCTGCACTGCGAAATTCTCGCTGTATGTTTTGGTGTGCATAGGATTAGTGGCGTTTGCCGGAATGATGGCCGGACTAACACTTGGGCTCATGTCTCTCGGCCTCGTTGATCTCGAAGTTCTCATCCAATCCGGCCGTCCCCAAGATCGTATCCATGCCT CTAAGATTCTTCCAGTTGTGAAAAATCAACATCTTTTGCTTTGTACACTCTTGATTGGGAACTCTTTAGCAATGGAG TCTCTGCCTATATTCTTGGACAAGCTTGTGCCTTCGTGGGCGGCAATTCTGGTGTCTGTTACACTCATTCTCATGTTTGGTGAG ATTTTGCCCCAGGCAGTTTGCACTCGCTATGGATTGACAGTTGGAGCGACAGTGGCGCCTTTTGTTCGTCTGCTGCTTTGGTTATTTTTCCCGGTTGCTTATCCTATTAGTAAG GTTTTGGACTGGATGTTGGGAAAAGACCACTCTGCTCTCCTACGCAGGGCAGAGCTGAAAACATTTGTTGATTTTCATGGAAACGAG GCTGGGAAAGGAGGCGATCTGACTCATGACGAAACAACCATTATTGCTGGTGCTCTTGAGCTGACGGAGAAAACGGCTAAAGATGCCATGACACCAATAGCAAAGGCATTCTCTGTTGATCTGGATGGAACTCTTAATTT GGAGACACTTAATTCTATAATGACAATGGGGCATAGTAGAGTACCTGTATACTATAGAAATACCGCAAATATTATTGGACTTATTTTG GTAAAAAATCTTCTGGCAGTTAATTCAGAAGATTCGGTTCCGATAAGGAAGATGATTATAAGAAAAATTCCTAG GGTTTCGGAGAACATGCCTCTCTATGATATTCTGAATGAATTCCAAAAGGGTCACAGTCACATTGCTGTTGTTTACAGAGATCTGAACGAAACAAGAGAGACGTGGACCAAGTCTAAAG ACACTGAAGATACTGGGGCTAAATCCGTTCCACGTGATGCTGACAAGGCGTTGAGTAAGGCTGATGACGATCAAATTGCTAAGAAAAGTCCTCCGCGTACTCCTGCTTTCAAGAAGAGACACAGGGGTTGCTCGTTTTGCATTCTGGATCTGGAGAAAACTCCAATTCCTGAGTTCCCTCCCAACCAAGAAGCTGTCGGTGTGATTACTATGGAAGATGTGATCGAGGAGCTTCTTCAG GAGGAGATTCTGGATGAAACCGACGAATATGTTAACATTCACAACAA GATAAAGGTAAACATGAACGCGTCACAGGAGAAGTCTTCTGAGTGGAACTCCACACAGATGCTTCTGCCATCCGGCTCAGAATCTACCGGTCCTAAATAA